From Treponema vincentii F0403, the proteins below share one genomic window:
- a CDS encoding insulinase family protein, with product MDNLTHGFKIISKTALDEMQAEGIFARHCATGLEVYHIHNDDNENLFAFAFMTAPENGSGVAHILEHSVLCGSKNYPLKDPFLILSKQSVKTFLNAMTFPDKTVYPASSILEKDYFNLMSVYGDAVFFPLLKRETFEQEGHRLELDEAGKPYFSGVVLNEMRGAYADFDSGVDRELRYSLLQNTVYAHDSGGFPPDIAKLSYEDFCAFHKKYYHPVNCKVFLYGNIETEKQLAFLQEHFLKFFEPAERPPLIPAITPYPAPRVYSAAAPAGEGKNPDKLTVTMNWLLPESADIDRLMDCMFLEEVLLGHDGAPLQKKLLDCPFAEDVYPYNGGQADLKNICFTLGLADIDKSAEHRFEAFILSGLEEIARDGFEPQLIETALNSLDFCNREIIRSGGPFSLVLMRRALRGWIHGFAPETSLRYIPAFQRLKQQISENLRYTQNLIKTLLLDNPHRTTVSVHPDPRFCEKIDETLAQEAQQAADALSPAERKTLTADRKKSDADTELNSEADSGMQNLIPHISKEELPPLEPPIPEYIEYAGKVPVIAHEQPTNGITYLDLAIPADSLSAEDYAYLTLYTAALSSMGTKTQTWDSVAAEFAYLTGGFSAVTFSAGKHRTAEAPVFFDNALRAEDVVDRDWILIRAKMLPEYIEPAVNRIFSYLNGISFADEKRLKDIFIQLKNDLDPLPSYSGHTLASLYAASAYSGSKRAENLWTGVPQLRFLRGKYTALEQKPAAIGGLVRKLEVIHGKLMRSGLIVKVCGTAADVSSIKKALFPHLQQFGFPHRSTGGFRAEPFERPAALSAFPSAVQVGFAAQLVPAVFDENEYGASIVYAQWLETGALWETIRVKGGAYGVSAYPDSATALFTLTTYRDPTPLKSLAVIRDCIEKSITAPLTDSEMEALITGTYSIALQPRTPAQRSSAAFSRLLNGITHQTRMRIIEGIIACTKERMNRFAERLVASVSGSTAAVICSETALRQTVDTLGLPPITVLPSI from the coding sequence ATGGATAACCTAACCCACGGGTTTAAAATTATTTCAAAAACGGCGCTTGACGAAATGCAGGCGGAAGGTATTTTTGCGCGGCATTGCGCAACGGGACTTGAAGTTTATCACATTCATAACGATGACAACGAGAACCTCTTTGCGTTTGCTTTTATGACAGCGCCTGAAAACGGTTCGGGCGTCGCTCATATTCTGGAGCATTCGGTGCTCTGCGGTTCAAAAAACTATCCGTTAAAAGATCCCTTTTTGATACTTTCCAAGCAGAGCGTTAAGACGTTTTTAAATGCGATGACATTTCCCGATAAGACCGTGTACCCCGCGTCGAGTATCCTCGAAAAAGACTATTTTAATTTGATGTCGGTGTACGGCGATGCGGTTTTTTTTCCGCTGCTCAAACGGGAAACCTTTGAACAGGAAGGGCATCGGCTTGAACTGGACGAAGCCGGAAAGCCGTATTTTTCCGGCGTGGTGTTAAATGAGATGCGCGGCGCGTATGCGGATTTCGATTCGGGTGTAGACCGTGAGCTGCGGTATTCCTTATTGCAGAACACCGTATATGCGCACGATTCGGGAGGCTTTCCGCCCGATATTGCGAAGCTCAGTTATGAAGACTTTTGCGCTTTCCATAAAAAATACTATCATCCGGTAAACTGCAAAGTGTTCCTGTACGGCAATATCGAAACCGAAAAACAGCTTGCCTTTTTACAAGAGCATTTTCTCAAGTTTTTTGAACCGGCGGAAAGGCCTCCGCTCATTCCGGCTATTACGCCCTATCCTGCACCCCGCGTCTATTCTGCGGCGGCTCCGGCAGGAGAAGGGAAAAATCCCGACAAGCTTACGGTAACGATGAATTGGCTGTTACCCGAAAGCGCCGATATAGACCGGCTGATGGACTGTATGTTTTTGGAAGAGGTTTTGCTGGGACACGACGGCGCGCCCTTGCAAAAGAAGCTGCTCGATTGCCCCTTTGCCGAAGACGTGTATCCGTACAACGGCGGGCAGGCAGACCTTAAAAACATCTGTTTTACGCTCGGCCTCGCAGACATCGATAAAAGCGCGGAGCATCGGTTTGAAGCGTTCATCCTTTCCGGCCTTGAAGAAATTGCACGGGACGGGTTTGAGCCTCAGCTGATTGAAACCGCGCTTAACTCCCTCGACTTCTGCAATAGAGAAATTATCCGTTCGGGCGGCCCTTTTTCGCTGGTTTTGATGAGGCGGGCGCTCCGCGGCTGGATACACGGCTTTGCGCCGGAGACCTCGCTCCGCTACATACCGGCCTTTCAGCGGCTTAAACAGCAGATTTCCGAAAATCTCCGCTATACGCAAAACTTGATTAAGACGCTGCTGCTTGATAATCCTCACCGGACGACTGTTTCCGTACATCCGGATCCTCGGTTTTGCGAGAAAATCGATGAAACGCTCGCTCAAGAAGCGCAGCAGGCAGCGGATGCGTTGAGCCCCGCCGAACGGAAAACCTTAACGGCCGATCGTAAAAAGTCGGATGCCGATACGGAACTTAATTCCGAGGCGGATTCCGGAATGCAAAACCTCATTCCGCATATTTCAAAAGAGGAGCTGCCGCCGCTTGAACCGCCTATCCCCGAATACATCGAATATGCCGGTAAAGTACCCGTTATCGCGCATGAACAGCCGACAAACGGCATCACCTATCTCGATCTTGCAATCCCTGCCGATTCTCTTTCAGCGGAGGACTACGCGTATTTAACGCTCTATACGGCGGCGCTTTCCTCAATGGGTACGAAAACTCAAACGTGGGATTCCGTTGCGGCCGAATTTGCCTATCTAACGGGAGGCTTTTCCGCCGTTACCTTTTCCGCCGGTAAGCATCGGACAGCCGAAGCGCCGGTGTTCTTCGATAACGCGTTACGTGCGGAAGATGTGGTAGACAGGGACTGGATTTTAATCCGCGCCAAGATGCTGCCCGAATATATCGAGCCCGCGGTAAACCGTATCTTTTCGTATCTTAACGGTATTTCGTTTGCCGACGAAAAACGGCTGAAGGATATTTTTATTCAGCTGAAAAACGATCTTGATCCGCTCCCCTCGTATTCGGGACATACGCTGGCTTCGCTGTATGCGGCTTCTGCCTATTCGGGGTCGAAACGGGCGGAAAACCTGTGGACGGGTGTTCCTCAGCTCCGTTTCTTACGTGGGAAATATACGGCTCTGGAGCAAAAACCGGCGGCAATCGGCGGCCTTGTCCGTAAACTGGAAGTAATACACGGAAAACTGATGCGCTCCGGCCTGATTGTTAAAGTGTGCGGTACTGCCGCCGATGTAAGCAGTATCAAAAAAGCGCTTTTCCCGCATTTGCAGCAGTTCGGTTTTCCGCACCGCAGTACCGGCGGCTTTAGAGCGGAACCTTTTGAAAGACCGGCCGCGCTTTCGGCTTTTCCCAGCGCCGTGCAGGTAGGCTTCGCGGCGCAGCTTGTGCCGGCCGTGTTCGACGAAAACGAATACGGAGCTTCCATCGTCTATGCCCAATGGCTCGAGACGGGGGCGTTGTGGGAGACTATCCGCGTAAAAGGCGGCGCTTACGGCGTTTCCGCATATCCCGATTCCGCCACAGCTCTTTTTACGCTGACTACCTACCGCGACCCTACGCCGCTGAAATCGCTGGCTGTTATACGGGACTGTATCGAAAAGAGCATCACTGCGCCGCTTACCGACTCCGAAATGGAAGCGCTAATTACCGGCACCTACAGTATCGCGCTCCAGCCGAGAACTCCTGCGCAGAGAAGCTCGGCGGCGTTCTCGCGTCTGTTGAATGGAATAACCCATCAGACGCGGATGCGGATAATCGAAGGTATTATTGCCTGTACAAAGGAGCGCATGAACCGTTTTGCCGAACGGCTCGTCGCAAGCGTATCCGGCAGTACCGCTGCGGTGATATGCTCCGAGACCGCGCTGCGTCAAACGGTAGACACCTTAGGCCTTCCGCCGATCACCGTTTTACCTTCAATTTAA
- a CDS encoding HEAT repeat domain-containing protein — MRHKFLILSLALALLTAPFICAQNKNAAKNDKNGESDSMITVEQAYLNSIEGVMIKEMVAAEGRDSKLVALQYIEEALNEGRQSEEIQAALSTLATEGLSTVVREDGRVVNNYPEIRRRACELLGQMGTEKAKDSLITVMYTDNEPSVITAAVKSLGEIGKNDNDEVFNMINWIARKFDTVNPTSSLALEILNTFEKMSGSVTNKKEMFETVMRIANNYSYVTPVRTRAYEVMRSISNSNSEQKQSK; from the coding sequence ATGCGGCACAAATTTTTGATACTATCACTGGCTTTAGCACTGCTTACCGCTCCGTTTATTTGCGCACAAAATAAAAACGCTGCAAAAAACGATAAGAACGGTGAATCCGACAGTATGATTACCGTCGAACAGGCATACCTCAATTCAATTGAGGGCGTTATGATTAAGGAAATGGTTGCCGCTGAAGGGCGCGACTCAAAACTCGTTGCCTTGCAGTATATCGAAGAAGCATTGAATGAAGGACGCCAATCCGAAGAAATTCAAGCGGCTTTAAGTACGCTCGCAACGGAAGGCCTTTCAACCGTTGTTAGAGAAGACGGCAGAGTGGTAAATAATTATCCTGAAATAAGACGCCGTGCCTGCGAATTGCTCGGACAGATGGGTACCGAGAAAGCAAAGGATTCATTAATTACGGTTATGTATACCGATAATGAGCCGTCCGTTATTACCGCTGCAGTCAAATCGCTCGGCGAAATCGGAAAAAACGACAACGATGAAGTATTCAATATGATCAACTGGATTGCCCGTAAATTCGATACGGTTAATCCGACAAGCTCACTCGCACTTGAAATCCTTAACACCTTTGAAAAGATGTCCGGTTCGGTTACGAACAAAAAAGAGATGTTTGAAACGGTTATGCGCATCGCAAACAACTACAGCTATGTAACTCCTGTAAGAACAAGAGCTTATGAAGTTATGCGCAGCATTTCGAACTCCAACTCGGAGCAAAAACAGAGCAAATAG
- a CDS encoding redox-sensing transcriptional repressor Rex, giving the protein MKKLKIPAVPSIRRLPSYLHIVKQAQADGNPYISGTVIAEELHLEPIQVRKDLAITGIIGKPKKGYPVEELIAAIEHFLRWDTLQKAVLIGAGNLGTALTGYQGFRDHGLEICAAFDSDKKKIGKKIHGIPIFGMNELTEQINVLHPALAVLTAPSPSAQLIADRLVEAGIDAIWNFTNVKIKVPDNVLVQQEDLTSGYALLGVMMNTRIQQASE; this is encoded by the coding sequence ATGAAAAAGTTAAAGATACCTGCAGTACCGTCCATCAGAAGATTACCGTCATATTTACATATAGTAAAGCAAGCTCAAGCAGATGGGAATCCCTATATTTCCGGCACCGTTATCGCTGAAGAGTTACATCTGGAACCCATCCAAGTGCGTAAGGATTTAGCGATTACCGGTATTATCGGCAAGCCGAAAAAGGGATATCCGGTTGAAGAGCTCATTGCAGCTATTGAACATTTTCTCCGCTGGGATACGCTGCAAAAAGCCGTCCTTATCGGCGCAGGAAATCTTGGCACCGCACTCACCGGCTATCAGGGATTTAGGGATCACGGATTGGAAATTTGTGCGGCTTTCGACAGCGACAAAAAAAAGATCGGCAAAAAAATTCACGGTATTCCGATTTTCGGTATGAACGAATTAACGGAACAAATTAACGTTTTGCATCCTGCTTTAGCGGTTTTAACCGCTCCTTCCCCCAGTGCGCAGCTCATTGCAGACCGATTGGTAGAAGCGGGAATTGATGCAATCTGGAATTTTACGAATGTTAAAATAAAAGTGCCCGACAATGTACTTGTGCAGCAGGAAGACCTTACCTCAGGTTATGCCCTTTTAGGCGTGATGATGAATACCCGTATTCAGCAAGCAAGCGAATAA
- a CDS encoding SAM hydrolase/SAM-dependent halogenase family protein, whose amino-acid sequence MRNKRLFGLIAAGILIVTIGMSGCAGTPRNSRPLVFQTDFGLKDGAVSAMKGVAFTQSAAIPLYDLTHEIPAYSIWDAAYRLFQTVEYWPAGTVFVSVVDPGVGTDRDSVVLKTKTGHYIVTPDNGTLTLVADRLGIAEIRLIDESVNRRKNSEKSYTFHGRDVYAFTGARLAGEIIGFEQVGPTKKDIVRIPYEKSRFDKDALLGTIPALDVQYGNVWTNIGRETAESLKLAVNDVVQVTIFNDGKQVYTGSMPYVNSFGDVPDGKPLLYYNSLDCLSMALNMDNFAAVHKIEYGGEWTVKITKAAK is encoded by the coding sequence ATGCGCAATAAGAGGTTATTCGGTTTGATTGCGGCGGGAATACTGATAGTAACGATTGGTATGTCCGGCTGTGCGGGAACACCGCGGAATTCCCGGCCGTTGGTATTTCAGACGGACTTCGGTTTAAAGGACGGTGCGGTTTCAGCAATGAAGGGGGTTGCTTTTACGCAATCGGCAGCAATTCCGCTATACGATCTTACCCACGAAATACCCGCTTACAGTATCTGGGATGCAGCGTATCGGCTCTTTCAGACGGTAGAATACTGGCCGGCAGGTACGGTGTTTGTGTCGGTTGTTGATCCCGGCGTCGGTACAGACCGTGATTCAGTCGTCTTAAAAACTAAAACGGGACACTATATTGTTACCCCCGATAATGGAACGCTCACGCTTGTTGCCGACCGGCTCGGTATTGCGGAAATCCGTTTAATTGATGAATCGGTAAACCGCCGGAAAAATTCCGAAAAAAGCTATACCTTCCACGGCCGTGATGTATATGCGTTTACCGGAGCGCGGCTCGCAGGAGAAATTATCGGTTTTGAACAGGTTGGACCTACGAAAAAGGATATTGTCCGTATTCCTTACGAGAAATCTCGTTTTGATAAAGATGCACTGTTAGGTACTATTCCTGCGCTTGATGTGCAATATGGGAATGTGTGGACAAATATCGGCCGTGAAACGGCGGAATCATTGAAATTAGCCGTTAACGATGTCGTGCAAGTAACAATATTCAATGACGGAAAACAGGTTTACACCGGTTCGATGCCGTATGTGAATAGTTTCGGCGATGTTCCTGATGGGAAACCGCTGCTGTATTACAATAGCCTCGATTGTTTATCGATGGCATTGAATATGGATAATTTCGCCGCCGTACATAAAATCGAATACGGCGGCGAATGGACGGTAAAAATCACAAAGGCTGCAAAGTAG
- a CDS encoding AAA family ATPase yields the protein MLLGYGAKNCWCFKDWLDINLRLNEDVPKDISLGRDYSLLLGYEGANASGKTNALKVFAFIADFAKNSFSYSTESSILFDSFFNNNNPSEFYVEFMDTDGLEYRYEAVLHKDHVEKELLFLVKSTMEEIYFERTNNEITINKLYDNENKIILRNNASFISTLHQYGIQEINDVYDFFAKNIINVTYRGLRYEMSMDIPLISKMYFHNQDALNFTKNLIQKFDTGISNITISYREDEKNNKIYFPIFLHENENTQYKLGIDSESTGTRALYINLLFYYQNLQSGGVLLLDEFDINLHPDILPHLIKLFTDSKSNPYNAQMIFTSVNPDNLDILGKYRSYLFEKDDGESFGYRLDEPDTNILKNDRKVSAPYRRHLLGGYPKIEA from the coding sequence ATGTTATTGGGATACGGAGCAAAAAACTGCTGGTGCTTTAAGGATTGGCTGGATATAAATTTAAGATTAAACGAGGACGTTCCTAAAGATATTTCTTTAGGAAGAGACTATTCATTACTTCTGGGTTATGAAGGGGCAAATGCTTCCGGAAAAACCAATGCATTAAAAGTTTTTGCTTTTATCGCAGATTTTGCTAAAAATAGTTTTTCGTATTCTACTGAATCATCAATTTTATTTGATTCATTTTTTAATAATAATAATCCATCTGAATTTTACGTTGAATTTATGGATACGGACGGTCTTGAATATCGTTATGAAGCGGTTTTACATAAGGATCATGTTGAAAAAGAGCTCCTTTTTTTAGTTAAAAGTACAATGGAGGAAATTTATTTTGAACGTACTAATAATGAAATTACCATAAATAAACTGTACGATAATGAAAACAAAATTATTTTAAGAAATAATGCATCATTTATTAGTACCCTTCATCAATATGGAATACAAGAAATAAACGATGTTTATGATTTTTTTGCTAAAAATATAATTAATGTTACGTATAGAGGATTACGCTATGAAATGAGCATGGATATACCTTTAATTTCTAAAATGTATTTTCACAATCAAGACGCTTTAAATTTTACTAAGAATCTTATTCAAAAGTTTGACACGGGAATTTCAAATATTACGATTTCATATCGTGAAGATGAAAAGAATAATAAAATATATTTTCCGATTTTCCTTCATGAAAATGAAAACACTCAATATAAATTAGGAATAGATTCGGAATCAACAGGTACAAGAGCTCTTTATATCAATTTACTTTTTTACTATCAAAATTTACAGTCAGGAGGCGTTTTACTACTTGATGAATTCGATATTAATTTGCATCCTGATATTTTACCTCATTTAATCAAACTTTTTACAGATTCAAAATCTAATCCTTATAATGCACAAATGATTTTTACCAGTGTAAATCCTGATAATCTTGATATTTTAGGAAAGTATCGATCTTACTTATTTGAGAAAGATGATGGGGAAAGCTTTGGTTATCGGCTTGATGAGCCGGACACCAATATTTTGAAAAACGACAGAAAAGTATCGGCTCCATATAGAAGGCACTTATTGGGAGGATACCCTAAAATTGAAGCATAA
- a CDS encoding flagellar motor switch protein FliG, translated as MSDLESEIQRRGLIKVPTEGGQKENPYRRVAKFLYLIGEEQAAKVLQKLTREQIEKVVAEMLTIRYVDKDEAAYILSEFTALYNEAKNSVGGVETAQGILTAAFGGEKAREIIERAIPPAAERPFDFLDGIDGEKLKRLLADEMPATQALVLSQLEPKIAAAYITGLNDAEKKDIVLRLARLKTIDPEILRTVSTSMREKFTRIRTGSATEAIDGRAVLAAILRRSDAETENFILRNIAEANPELEQNIRERLFTFEDVLIADDRFLQKKLSGMETADIAALISYKPEAFVKKILDNISKNRQQFILDDQVSHPVSVRECREVTNRFLQELRKSWEDGDLLLFGKDGDDVWIT; from the coding sequence ATGAGCGATCTGGAAAGTGAGATACAGCGGCGCGGCTTAATAAAAGTTCCTACTGAGGGCGGGCAAAAGGAAAACCCGTACCGCCGCGTTGCAAAATTTTTATATTTAATCGGAGAGGAGCAGGCCGCAAAGGTTCTGCAAAAACTCACGCGCGAGCAAATCGAAAAAGTAGTAGCGGAGATGCTGACAATCCGCTATGTCGACAAAGACGAAGCCGCCTATATTTTAAGCGAATTTACCGCGCTTTATAACGAAGCAAAAAATTCCGTCGGCGGCGTAGAAACCGCTCAAGGAATTCTGACGGCGGCGTTCGGCGGAGAAAAAGCTCGAGAGATTATCGAGCGGGCAATACCGCCTGCTGCCGAGCGTCCGTTCGATTTTTTGGATGGTATCGACGGAGAAAAGCTCAAGCGGCTCTTAGCGGACGAAATGCCTGCAACGCAGGCGCTCGTACTTTCTCAGCTGGAGCCGAAAATAGCGGCTGCGTATATTACCGGTTTAAACGATGCCGAAAAAAAAGACATCGTGCTCCGCCTCGCGCGGCTTAAAACGATCGACCCCGAAATCCTGCGGACGGTCAGTACCTCTATGCGCGAAAAGTTTACCCGCATACGGACGGGATCGGCTACCGAAGCAATCGACGGGCGCGCGGTGCTGGCTGCGATTTTGCGGCGCAGCGATGCCGAAACGGAAAACTTTATTTTACGGAATATCGCAGAGGCCAATCCCGAGCTTGAACAAAATATCCGCGAACGGCTTTTCACCTTTGAAGATGTGCTCATAGCCGACGACCGCTTCTTACAGAAAAAATTATCCGGCATGGAAACGGCGGATATCGCCGCGTTGATTTCCTATAAACCGGAAGCGTTTGTTAAAAAAATCCTCGATAACATTTCGAAAAACAGGCAGCAGTTCATCCTCGACGATCAAGTATCCCATCCGGTTTCCGTGCGGGAATGCCGCGAAGTAACCAACCGGTTCTTACAGGAATTGCGGAAAAGCTGGGAAGACGGTGATTTGCTCTTATTCGGAAAGGACGGAGACGACGTATGGATAACCTAA
- a CDS encoding DNA topoisomerase IV subunit B — translation MAAKNTYDESKIKTLSSLEHIRLRTGMYIGRLGNGSNPDDGIYILLKEVLDNSIDEFIMGNGDRIDAMLQDNKVTVRDYGRGIPLGKVVECVSVINTGAKYNDEVFQFSVGLNGVGTKAVNALSEYFRVVSVRDGKYAEAVFERGVLKHEKQGDAKKGIKNGTLVEFIPDREIFGDYAFNLDFIEKRMWNYAYLNAGLTLTFNGASYISENGLLDLLNAEIGEETLYTIAHFKEAKLEFAFTHTNNYGETYFSFVNGQYTSDGGTHLSAFKEGLLKGINEYYRKNYKSEDVREGTCAAVAVKVQAPVFESQTKNKLGNTEVRTWIVNGTKAAVVEWLQKNAEAARKLEEKILANERLRTELNSVKKEAKAAAKKIAMKIPKLKDCKFHLGDKQYGNESMIFITEGDSASGSMVSSRDVLTQALFSLRGKPENMHGKKRAAIYKNAELYNMMMALGIENSLESLRYNKIIIATDADNDGFHIRNLLLTFFLTYFEELVLSGRIFILETPLFRVRTKKETCYCYSEKERDSEMKRLGTAAEVTRFKGLGEISPSEFGQFIGKDIRLLPVSIQTVKKIPGVLEFYMGKNTPERKAFIMKNLLAEIDA, via the coding sequence ATGGCTGCAAAGAATACCTATGACGAATCGAAAATAAAGACGCTCAGCTCGCTGGAGCATATCAGGCTCCGCACCGGTATGTATATCGGCCGGCTCGGAAACGGTTCCAATCCCGACGACGGTATTTATATCCTGTTAAAAGAGGTGCTCGATAACTCCATCGACGAGTTTATCATGGGAAACGGCGACCGTATCGATGCAATGTTGCAGGACAACAAGGTTACCGTGCGGGATTACGGCCGCGGTATTCCGCTGGGCAAGGTGGTGGAATGCGTGTCGGTAATCAACACCGGTGCAAAGTACAACGATGAAGTCTTTCAGTTTTCCGTAGGGCTGAACGGCGTCGGAACCAAGGCGGTGAACGCCCTCTCCGAGTATTTCCGGGTGGTTTCAGTCCGCGACGGGAAGTACGCCGAAGCGGTGTTTGAACGGGGCGTACTAAAACACGAAAAGCAGGGAGACGCCAAAAAAGGCATTAAAAACGGTACATTGGTGGAGTTTATCCCCGACAGGGAAATATTCGGCGACTACGCGTTCAACCTCGACTTTATCGAAAAGCGGATGTGGAACTACGCCTATTTAAACGCCGGTCTTACGCTCACCTTTAACGGCGCTTCATACATATCCGAAAACGGTCTGCTCGATCTTCTTAATGCGGAAATCGGTGAAGAGACGCTCTATACGATTGCGCATTTTAAAGAAGCGAAACTTGAGTTTGCCTTTACCCACACCAATAACTACGGAGAAACCTATTTTTCGTTTGTCAACGGGCAGTATACCTCGGACGGCGGCACCCACCTTTCCGCCTTTAAAGAAGGTTTGCTGAAAGGGATAAATGAATACTACCGCAAAAACTATAAGAGCGAGGATGTCCGCGAAGGTACCTGCGCTGCGGTTGCGGTAAAGGTGCAAGCGCCCGTGTTTGAGAGTCAAACGAAAAATAAGCTCGGCAACACCGAGGTTCGGACGTGGATTGTCAACGGGACAAAGGCCGCTGTGGTGGAATGGCTGCAAAAAAATGCCGAAGCCGCGCGCAAGCTGGAAGAAAAAATCCTTGCAAACGAGCGCCTGCGGACGGAGCTGAACAGCGTTAAAAAAGAGGCGAAGGCCGCCGCAAAAAAAATCGCAATGAAGATCCCTAAGCTGAAAGACTGCAAGTTTCACCTTGGGGATAAGCAGTACGGCAATGAATCGATGATCTTTATTACCGAAGGAGATTCGGCGTCGGGTTCAATGGTTTCAAGCCGCGACGTGCTCACGCAGGCGCTTTTTTCGCTGCGCGGTAAGCCCGAAAATATGCACGGCAAAAAGCGGGCAGCCATCTACAAAAATGCGGAACTCTACAATATGATGATGGCGCTCGGCATCGAAAACAGCCTTGAAAGTCTCCGCTATAATAAGATCATTATTGCAACCGATGCCGATAACGACGGCTTCCATATCAGAAACCTCTTGCTGACCTTTTTTCTCACCTATTTTGAAGAATTAGTGTTGAGCGGGCGGATTTTTATTTTGGAAACGCCGCTTTTTAGGGTGCGCACTAAAAAAGAGACCTGCTATTGCTATTCGGAAAAAGAGCGGGATAGTGAAATGAAGCGGCTCGGTACCGCGGCGGAGGTTACCCGCTTTAAGGGATTGGGAGAAATAAGTCCCAGCGAATTCGGTCAGTTTATCGGAAAGGATATCCGCCTTTTACCGGTCAGCATTCAAACCGTTAAAAAGATTCCCGGCGTGCTTGAGTTTTATATGGGAAAAAATACCCCCGAACGCAAGGCCTTTATTATGAAAAACCTCCTTGCGGAAATCGACGCATAG
- a CDS encoding class I SAM-dependent methyltransferase — MTPSKSPQQAALFYNRLVKRYKHLKKYARRLGIFAYRLYDRDIPEIPVAVDLYIEDVTGLIFAVLTEYERSTDHNYTTKEGKTAASLSELTEALCAALQIPPAQVYEKCRKRQRGEAQYEKIADSGKRIIVREGKCRFFINVSDYLDTGLFLDHRPARIAVAESAAGKTVLNLFCYTASFSVHALVSGARQVCSVDLSKNYLQWAYQNAQLNGVDDPARCTFVQSDVRLFLEQAAKRKERWDIIICDPPTFSNSKRTPQFFDVNRHWQDLIRSCCKVLSAEGVLYFSTNSRTLRFNAAELSDRPSGTAGKDRFVYQNTLFTVQDISAQSIPEDFRNKKIHRLWKIAMDKANASDSFSY; from the coding sequence ATGACTCCTTCAAAATCTCCGCAGCAAGCAGCTCTTTTTTATAACCGCTTGGTGAAGCGGTACAAACACCTAAAAAAATATGCACGCCGGCTTGGTATTTTTGCCTATCGGCTTTATGATAGAGACATTCCCGAAATTCCCGTTGCCGTCGATCTTTATATTGAAGATGTAACAGGGCTGATATTTGCCGTGCTTACCGAATATGAACGGTCTACTGATCATAATTACACTACCAAAGAAGGAAAAACAGCTGCCTCTCTTTCTGAGTTGACGGAAGCGCTTTGTGCGGCTTTACAGATTCCTCCGGCGCAGGTGTATGAGAAATGCCGTAAGCGGCAGCGGGGCGAAGCGCAGTATGAAAAGATTGCCGATAGCGGAAAACGTATTATCGTGCGGGAAGGTAAGTGCCGCTTTTTTATCAATGTGTCCGATTACCTCGATACCGGTTTATTTCTTGATCACCGGCCTGCACGCATCGCGGTTGCCGAAAGTGCCGCCGGTAAGACGGTGCTGAATCTTTTTTGCTATACCGCGTCTTTTTCCGTTCATGCGCTGGTAAGCGGCGCGCGGCAGGTTTGCTCGGTTGACTTATCTAAAAACTATCTGCAATGGGCATATCAAAATGCTCAGCTGAACGGTGTTGACGATCCTGCCCGCTGCACCTTTGTACAAAGCGATGTCCGCCTTTTTTTGGAACAGGCTGCCAAGCGGAAAGAGCGCTGGGATATCATCATCTGCGACCCGCCGACATTTTCAAACTCGAAGCGGACTCCTCAATTTTTCGATGTGAACCGGCACTGGCAAGACTTAATCCGCAGCTGCTGTAAGGTATTGTCGGCGGAAGGGGTGCTGTACTTTTCCACCAATTCGCGGACATTGCGGTTTAACGCGGCGGAACTTTCGGATAGACCATCCGGCACTGCGGGAAAAGATAGGTTTGTTTATCAAAATACGCTCTTTACCGTGCAGGACATCAGCGCTCAGTCGATACCGGAAGATTTTCGGAATAAAAAAATTCACCGCTTATGGAAGATAGCGATGGATAAGGCCAATGCGTCAGATTCCTTTTCGTATTAG
- a CDS encoding VOC family protein encodes MQMNSVVIRTDNMEKSLQFYEKVLGLTFESMMSAAPGKQIAFLYDPKSNGRLELIHNDHSKVKKENSISLTFNVNQIGETEKYLRSKDVRIIMQPRTVKDGKKILTAVDPNGIEIDFIEAK; translated from the coding sequence ATGCAGATGAACAGTGTGGTCATTAGAACCGACAACATGGAAAAATCATTACAGTTTTATGAAAAGGTGCTTGGACTCACCTTTGAGTCTATGATGTCAGCAGCGCCGGGCAAGCAGATTGCTTTTTTGTACGACCCTAAATCAAACGGCCGGCTTGAGCTTATTCATAACGATCATTCAAAGGTAAAAAAAGAAAACTCTATTTCGCTGACTTTTAATGTGAATCAGATCGGAGAGACGGAAAAATATCTTCGCTCTAAAGATGTCCGTATTATCATGCAGCCGCGGACTGTTAAAGACGGTAAAAAGATATTAACGGCGGTCGATCCCAATGGAATCGAAATAGACTTTATTGAAGCTAAATAA